One window of Plasmodium relictum strain SGS1 genome assembly, chromosome: 14 genomic DNA carries:
- the VP2 gene encoding V-type K+-independent H+-translocating inorganic pyrophosphatase, putative has product MLPIHENDSKIKNNVNLIYGKNVKNIFENNDFKKVKRKGKKLNERKGKLKIIKYLKLYINRTAKQRIIINLVVLLLFLLIIYISYKSIDNLKTILLITLTLYSLYFLLYSLYILSTILNDEYETYNTLKKDDVVNNVLSENELSILNNNNKSKITNSQLNNRQNNNFINGSNLNNNLLKNNTFHTNESEYISTSLPSFHIRSLNYESNTQHNSNNEPELSTKNYGKGNSEMTASFYNEEKTSIYKGEVHNNIINNTNVINNNWNNILKSNKKVDINLMDNQLNDSETINNEMVTNEGYEIFSFESIAKPIKEGSEGFFAVQYNSILKISILFTVCIFLLYILRGDYTKLPQEIKNNTNVNDAFIIISPFTYGIITAISFLLGAICSSIAGYNGIYVAVRANVKVAKAATYSYNKALVTCFRSGAVSAIVNVALAILGICLLLLLVNFLYPTLSFCKYPLLIVGYGFGASLVAMLYQLAGGIYTKAADIGADLVGKIEKHIPEDDARNPAVIADLVGDNVGDCAGQCADLFESISAEIIASMILGGTLSENGVISENSASYFVLFPLFVHSMDLLISTIGVYLVYVNNGTYQDNQQQTSKKREKKEENYFNNINSNIYLESTVTLNNTNKERDIMSENYEQSITSETLENPLKAMLKAYFFTCLLGVTGFSFLCKMLFSNDKHSYQWIYFSLCGLIGMICSYLFVILTRYYTDYSYPKVKKIAHASLSGPATNIIAGLYVGLESTFFPIIVICISLLLSYYLGLKSNITSDNSVINGLYGTSVATMGMLSTAVFILSMSNFGPIADNAGGIVEMSKQPEYVRVITDKLDAVGNVTKANTKGFSVGSAALACFLLFSAFLSEVSVHSKTPFSTVDIAIPEVFIGGILGSVVVFLFAGWSLDAVGKTAEEVLKEVRRQFNDHPGILTYHEKPDYHRCVAIISKRALIETVKPGLLGIFSPLIVGLIFKYLGILQNNQLLGAQVIASFIMFSTSTGILMALFLNNAGGAWDNAKKYIESGFYGGKNSPAHVSSVIGDTVGDPCKDTAGPSIHVLIKLISTITMVITPLLASTTGE; this is encoded by the exons atgctTCCTATACATGAAAATgattcaaaaattaaaaataatgtgaatttaatttatggtaaaaatgtaaagaatatttttgaaaacaatgactttaaaaaagtaaaaagaaaaggtaaaaaattaaatgaaagaaaaggaaaattaaaaataattaagtatttaaaattatatataaatagaacAGCAAAGCAGCGGATAATAATTAACTTAGTTgtcttattattatttttattaataatatatatttcttacaAAAGtattgataatttaaaaacgATCCTTTTAATTACCTTAACACTCTatagtttatattttttattatactcATTATATATCCTGAGCACAATTTTAAATGATGAGTATGAAACATATAATACTCTAAAAAAAGATGATGTAGTAAATAATGTTTTGAGTGAAAATGAATTaagtattttaaataataataataaaagtaaaataacaAATTCACAGTTAAATAACAGACAAAATAACAATTTCATTAATGGTTCTAATTTGAATAATAATCTCTTGAAAAACAATACTTTTCATACTAATGAAAGCGAATATATAAGTACATCGTTACCCTCTTTTCATATTCGTAGTTTAAATTACGAATCTAATACACAACATAATAGCAATAATGAACCAGAATTATCAACTAAAAATTACGGAAAAGGAAATAGTGAAATGACAGCATCATTTTATAATGAGGAAAAAACAAGCATATATAAAGGAGAGGtgcataataatataataaataacacAAATGtgattaataataattggaataatatattaaaaagtaataaaaaagttgATATCAATTTGATGGATAATCAACTCAATGATAGCGAAAcaattaataatgaaatggTTACTAATGAAGGATATGAAATCTTTTCTTTTGAGAGCATAGCAAAACCAATAAAAGAAGGTTCTGAGGGATTTTTTGCAGTGCAATATAattctatattaaaaatatctatattatttactgtatgtatatttttattgtatatattaCGTGGAGATTATACGAAATTACCtcaagaaattaaaaataatacgaATGTAAATGAtgcttttattattatatctcCATTTACTTACGGTATTATAACAGCTATATCATTTTTGCTAGGTGCTATTTGCAGTTCTATAGCAGGATATAATGGTATTTATGTAGCAGTTCGAGCCAATGTAAAGGTAGCTAAAGCTGCTACttattcatataataaaGCATTGGTTACCTGTTTTAGAAGCGGTGCAGTAAGTGCAATTGTAAATGTTGCATTAGCTATTTTGGGGATTtgtttattattgttattagtAAATTTTCTGTATCCAACTTTATCTTTTTGTAAATATCCACTATTAATTGTTGGATATGGTTTTGGTGCTTCTTTAGTTGCTATGCTATATCAATTAGCTGGTGGCATTTATACAAAGGCAGCTGATATAGGTGCCGATTTAGTGggaaaaattgaaaaacaTATACCCGAGGACGATGCAAGAAATCCTGCAGTTATAGCTGATTTAGTAGGAGACAATGTAGGAGATTGTGCAGGTCAATGTGCAGATTTATTTGAATCTATATCTGCTGAAATAATTGCATCTATGATTTTAGGAGGTACTTTATCAGAAAATGGCGTTATTTCTGAAAATAGTGCGagttattttgttttattccCATTATTCGTTCATTCAAtggatttattaatttctacTATTGGAGTATATTTAGTATATGTTAACAATGGCACATATCAAGATAATCAACAACAAACAAgcaaaaaaagagaaaaaaaagaggaaaattattttaacaatattaattcaaatatatatttagaatCTACTGTGACATTAAATAATACTAATAAAGAAAGAGATATAATGAGTGAAAATTATGAACAAAGCATTACATCGGAAACTTTAGAAAATCCTTTGAAAGCTATGCTAAAAGCTTACTTTTTTACTTGTCTTCTCGGAGTTACTGGATTTTcgtttttatgtaaaatgCTTTTTTCTAATGATAAACATAGTTATCAGTGGATATATTTTTCCTTATGTGGTTTAATTGGGATGATATGctcatatttatttgttattCTGACTAGGTATTATACAGATTATTCTTATCccaaagtaaaaaaaatagctcATGCGTCTTTGAGTGGTCCTGCTACTAATATAATCGCAGGTTTATATGTTGGACTGGAATCAACTTTTTTTCCTATTATAGTCATATGTATATCTTTATTGTTATCATATTACTTAGGattaaaaagtaatataacATCTGATAATAGTGTAATAAATGGATTATATGGAACTTCTGTTGCAACTATGGGTATGCTATCAACAgctgtttttattttaagtaTGTCTAATTTTGGACCAATTGCGGATAATGCAGGAGGAATAGTAGAAATGTCTAAGCAACCAGAATATGTACGTGTCATAACAGATAAGTTAGATGCTGTTGGTAATGTAACCAAAGCTAATACAAAAGGATTTAGTGTAGGTTCTGCTGCTTTGGCatgttttcttcttttttccgCTTTTCTTAGTGAAGTATCAGTTCATTCTAAGACTCCTTTTTCAACAGTTGATATTGCAATACCAGAAGTTTTTATTGGTGGTATTTTAGGATCAGTTGTTGTATTTTTGTTTGCTGGGTGGTCCTTAGATGCAGTAGGGAAAACTGCTGAAGAAGTTTTAAAAGAAGTTAGAAGACAATTTAATGATCATCCAGGTATTTTAACTTATCATGAAAAACCAGATTATCATAGATGCGTAGCAATAATTAGTAAGAGAGCATTAATAGAAACAGTTAAGCCTGGGCTCTTAGGTATTTTTTCTCCCTTAATTGTTGGcctaatatttaaatatttaggtattttacaaaataacCAATTGTTAGGTGCACAAGTTATTGCTTCTTTTATCATGTTTTCTACTTCTACTGGTATACTCATGGCTCTTTTTTTGAACAATGCTGGTGGAGCATGGGACAAtgctaaaaaatatattgaatcAGGTTTTTATGGTGGAAAAAATAGTCCAGCACATGTATCAAGTGTTATTGGAGATACAGTTGGTGATCCATGCAAAGACACAGCTGGTCCTTCAATACATGTTCTTATCAAACTTATATCAACTATTACTATG gtgATAACTCCATTATTAGCATCTACTACAGGAGAGTAG